In Silene latifolia isolate original U9 population chromosome X, ASM4854445v1, whole genome shotgun sequence, the following proteins share a genomic window:
- the LOC141620453 gene encoding uncharacterized protein LOC141620453: MCDYYYILSCSEWSFSWFFKGKRGLRQGDPLSPLLFTLCMEYLSRLLEKVCIGPHFSYHSLCRGLKLTHLMFADDLLLFCKGNIPSVCTFMEFFSCFDGASGLQISNEKSDIILNGLQPDIEAEILAYTGFKKWTLPFKYLGVQISHKRLTKIDCNVLVDRMIKRIRGVMDRIQALCRNFLWEGNDTYSKAPLVAWKTICKNKDHGGLGLIDSRVWNIAAVGKLVWWIVSKKDHMCIKWIDKIYMKGKELHDYNPSNSSSWAWRKICEVKNIFKEAYIDNKWLGKDGEYSISAGYDWLMQDPGVKVPWSTIVWNRFNVHKHSFIAWLIKHERLLTPDRLLKMGIVMQTNCYLCGEDIEDHEHLFVKCRYINQCYSKLLEWLNISLEGEVSAERMLKLRKCSGFVRLVLCAMVTAIQYQVWTVRNLCRHEQYVINPSKLVANVQRDCRLKLMQCQVETLKQGDVVWCKQRGLL; this comes from the exons ATGTGTGACTACTACTACATTCTCAGTTGTTCTGAATGGTCATTCTCATGGTTTTTCAAAGGTAAACGTGGGCTTAGGCAAGGGGACCCCTTgtctcctttactctttactctttgtATGGAGTATTTGAGTAGACTACTTGAAAAAGTTTGCATTGGACCTCATTTCAGCTATCATTCACTCTGTAGAGGACTCAAATTGACTCATCTTATGTTTGCGGATGACTTATTGCTTTTCTGTAAAGGTAATATCCCTTCTGTGTGCACGTTCATGGAATTTTTTTCCTGTTTTGATGGGGCATCTGGTCTACAAATAAGCAATGAGAAATCTGATATTATTCTCAATGGTCTCCAACCTGACATTGAAGCAGAGATTTTGGCATACACTGGATTTAAGAAATGGACTTTACCTTTTAAATATCTAGGGGTTCAAATTTCTCACAAAAGACTCACTAAGATTGACTGCAATGTCCTGGTTGATAGAATGATCAAAAGGATAAGGG GTGTGATGGACAGAATTCAGGCATTATGTCGAAATTTCTTATGGGAAGGCAATGATACTTATTCTAAGGCTCCTTTAGTAGCATGGAAGACTATTTGTAAAAACAAAGATCATGGTGGTCTGGGCTTAATAGACAGCAGAGTTTGGAATATTGCAGCTGTAGGTAAGCTTGTATGGTGGATAGTAAGTAAAAAGGATCATATGTGTATCAAATGGATAGACAAGATTTATATGAAAGGAAAGGAGTTGCATGATTATAATCCTAGTAATTCTAGCTCCTGGGCTTGGCGAAAAATTTGTGAAGTGAAGAATATATTCAAAGAGGCTTACATTGACAACAAGTGGTTGGGTAAAGATGGGGAGTACTCTATTAGTGCAGGATATGACTGGTTAATGCAGGACCCTGGTGTGAAGGTACCATGGTCTACTATTGTGTGGAATCGGTTTAATGTGCATAAGCATTCTTTCATTGCTTGGCTAATCAAGCATGAGAGACTGCTTACTCCGGATAGACTGCTAAAAATGGGGATTGTTATGCAGACCAACTGCTATCTGTGTGGAGAGGATATTGAGGATCATGAGCATTTGTTTGTAAAATGCAGGTACATCAATCAATGTTATAGTAAACTTCTGGAATGGCTAAATATCAGTCTGGAGGGGGAGGTGAGTGCTGAAAGGATGCTTAAGTTAAGGAAATGCTCTGGATTTGTCAGATTGGTGCTGTGTGCCATGGTCACTGCAATACAATATCAGGTCTGGACTGTCAGAAATTTGTGTAGGCATGAACAGTATGTGATTAATCCTAGCAAGTTAGTCGCCAATGTTCAGCGAGATTGTCGTTTGAAGTTGATGCAATGCCAGGTGGAGACACTGAAACAAGGTGATGTTGTTTGGTGCAAGCAAAGGGGACTGTTATGA